From Syngnathus typhle isolate RoL2023-S1 ecotype Sweden linkage group LG13, RoL_Styp_1.0, whole genome shotgun sequence, a single genomic window includes:
- the LOC133165591 gene encoding E3 ubiquitin-protein ligase MARCHF6-like isoform X1, with translation MDTAEEADICRVCRSEGTHDKPLYHPCVCTGSIKFIHQECLLQWLKHSRKEYCELCKHRFAFTPIYSPDMPSHLPVEDIFAGLITSIGTAIRYWFHYTLVAFAWLGVVPLTACRIYKCLFAGSVSSLLTLPLDMLSTQNLLADCLQGCFVVTCTLCAFISLVWLREQIVHGGAPQWLDQNPPPLVPNHPNGPVPANEHPDDIAAAVNIEGARNPDGPHRPNLHDDLAALNHMDDDDDDDDDDDDEDDDDEEDEEDREEDAANANNGEDLNWNPLVWDRAAEELTWERMLGLDGSLVFLEHVFWVVSLNALFILLFAFFPYHIGRFSVVGLGFEKQILASHFEGLLTTVVGYILLAGALVIFHALTSLVKLQRSKRLLGLCYVVVKVSLLVVMEIGLFPLICGWWLDLCSLEMFDATFKDREQSFDSAPGTTMFLHWLVGMVYVFYFASFILLLREVLRPGVLWFLRNLNDPDFNPVQEMIHLPIYRHLRRFLLSVVVFGSIVLLMLWLPIKMIQFFFPTILPYNVMLYSDAPVSELSLELLLLQVVLPALLEQGHTRQWLKGLVHAWTFTVGYVLDLHSYLLGDQEDGDNQPDIPPGRDNNDQIPDLGEGLHAAHQAFLQLDGPIGFQPYHQPHNFLIKIILLVVFMCVTLLLASLFCLTLPVLVGRWLMSFWMGSAMVHELYTAAGGLYVCWLSIRGATLLLSWIPQGWTAIMLKAREWTLMIVKTLVVAALLAGVIPLLLGLLFEQVIVAPIRVPLDQTPLFYPWQDWALGVLHSKIIAAVTLMGPQWWLKTVIEQVYANGIRNIDLHFIVRRLAVPVVCILLLALCVPYIISKGITPLLVVQPEMLILAERRIYPFLLMVVSLLVILSFQIEQFKHLYEHIKNDKYLVGQRLVNYEGKSGTTNSSASYSNSS, from the exons ATGGACACCGCCGAGGAAg CAGATATATGTCGAGTATGTCGGTCAGAGGGAACTCATGACAAACCACTCTATCATCCCTGTGTCTGCACTGGCAGCATCAAGTTTATCCATCAGGAATG CTTGCTGCAGTGGCTGAAACACAGCAGGAAGGAATACTGTGAATTATGCAAACATAGGTTTGCATTTACTCCAA TCTACTCTCCAGACATGCCTTCTCACCTGCCTGTCGAAGACATATTTGCGGGATTGATCACCAGCATTGGAACCGCCATCAGATACTGGTTTCACTACACACTTGTGGCATTCGCCTGGCTTGGCGTTGTCCCTCTCACAGCAT GTCGTATTTACAAGTGTTTGTTTGCTGGCTCCGTGAGCTCTCTTCTTACCCTGCCACTAGATATGCTCTCAAC GCAAAACCTGCTTGCAGATTGCCTACAGGGTTGTTTTGTGGTCACTTGCACTCTGTGCGCCTTTATCAGCCTGGTGTGGCTCCGAGAACAAATTGTCCATGGTGGTGCCCCTCAGTGGTTGGACCAGAATCCACCACCTTTGGTTCCTAACCACCCAAATGGCCCAGTACCAGCTAATGAG CATCCTGATGATATAGCTGCTGCTGTCAACATCGAGGGAGCCAGGAACCCTGACGGTCCACATCGTCCTAACCTGCACGATGATCTGGCTGCACTTAATCATatggacgatgatgatgacgacgatgatgatgacgacgatgaagatgacgatgatgaggaagatgaggaagacAGAGAAGAGGATGCTGCCAATGCCAATAATGGAG AAGACTTAAACTGGAATCCACTGGTGTGGGACCGCGCAGCAGAGGAGCTGACATGGGAAAGG ATGCTTGGCCTGGATGGCTCCCTTGTATTCTTG GAACATGTCTTCTGGGTTGTATCGCTCAACGCTCTCTTCATACTGCTCTTTG CATTTTTCCCTTATCACATTGGCCGTTTCTCAGTGGTAGGACTTGGCTTCGAGAAACAG ATTCTAGCTTCACACTTTGAAGGTCTCCTCACCACCGTAGTGGGTTATATCCTCCTGGCTGGAGCGCTTGTCATCTTCCAT GCGCTGACTTCATTAGTGAAACTTCAACGCTCCAAGCGTCTTCTGGGACTCTGCTACGTTGTTGTCAAG GTATCTTTGCTGGTTGTCATGGAAATAGGCTTGTTCCCACTCATTTGTGGCTGGTGGCTAGACCTTTGTTCGCTG GAGATGTTTGATGCAACCTTCAAAGACAGGGAGCAGAGTTTCGACTCAGCGCCCGGCACAACCATGTTTCTCCACTGGCTAGTCGGCATGGTCTATGTTTTTTACTTCGCTTCTTTCATCTTGCTGCTCAGGGAA GTTCTACGACCTGGTGTGCTTTGGTTCTTGAGGAACCTGAATGATCCAGACTTCAACCCAGTTCAAGAAATGATCCACCTTCCCATTTACAGACACCTTAGAAGATTCTTACTCTCTGTG GTGGTGTTTGGTTCCATAGTTCTTCTGATGCTTTGGCTTCCTATTAAGATGATTCAGTTCTTCTTCCCCACCATCCTGCCCTACAATGTTATGCTTTACAG TGATGCTCCTGTGAGTGAGCTCTCATTAGAGCTGCTGTTGCTCCAAGTTGTCCTTCCCGCATTGTTGGAGCAGGGTCACACTCGCCAGTGGCTCAAAGGACTTGTCCATGCCTGGACATTCACTGTTGGCTACGTACT GGACCTCCACTCCTATTTGCTGGGGGATCAGGAAGACGGTGACAATCAACCCGACATCCCTCCTGGCCGCGATAACAACGACCAAATCCCCGACCTCGGTGAGGGGCTTCATGCTGCCCATCAGGCCTTCTTGCAGCTGGACGGCCCAATCGGCTTCCAGCCGTACCACCAGCCACACAACTTCCTCATTAAG ATAATTCTGCTGGTTGTTTTCATGTGTGTCACACTACTGCTGGCTAGTCTCTTCTGCCTCACGCTACCTG TGTTGGTGGGTCGCTGGCTAATGTCGTTTTGGATGGGGAGTGCCATGGTTCACGAGCTGTACACGGCAGCCGGTGGCCTCTATGTCTGCTGGTTGTCCATCCGAGGTGCCACCTTGTTGCTATCCTGGATCCCGCAGGGATGGACTGCCATCATGCTTAAAGCCCGTGAGTGGACCCTCATG ATTGTGAAGACGTTGGTTGTCGCAGCGCTCTTAGCCGGAGTGATTCCTCTGCTTTTGGGTCTCCTGTTTGAGCAGGTCATTGTGGCTCCAATTAGAGTCCCACTAGACCAGACACCTCTCTTCTACCCTTGGCAG gaTTGGGCCCTGGGTGTCCTCCATTCTAAAATCATTGCTGCTGTCACACTGATGGGCCCTCAGTGGTGGCTCAAGACTGTGATTGAGCAG GTGTATGCTAACGGTATCAGAAACATTGACCTTCACTTCATTGTGAGGAGACTAGCTGTCCCGGTTGTCTGCATTCTGCTGCTGGCTCTATGTGTCCCCTACATAATCTCGAAAGGCATAACACCTCTGCTGG TTGTGCAGCCAGAGATGCTGATACTTGCAGAGAGGAGGATTTATCCATTTCTACTCATGGTGGTGTCATTGTTGGTGATTCTGTCCTTCCAAATAGAGCAGTTCAAACATCTGTACGAGCACATCAAGAACGACAA GTACCTGGTCGGACAGCGACTTGTGAACTATGAAGGCAAATCTGGAACAACAAATTCATCTGCCTCTTACAGCAACTCTTCATAG
- the LOC133165591 gene encoding E3 ubiquitin-protein ligase MARCHF6-like isoform X2: MDTAEEDICRVCRSEGTHDKPLYHPCVCTGSIKFIHQECLLQWLKHSRKEYCELCKHRFAFTPIYSPDMPSHLPVEDIFAGLITSIGTAIRYWFHYTLVAFAWLGVVPLTACRIYKCLFAGSVSSLLTLPLDMLSTQNLLADCLQGCFVVTCTLCAFISLVWLREQIVHGGAPQWLDQNPPPLVPNHPNGPVPANEHPDDIAAAVNIEGARNPDGPHRPNLHDDLAALNHMDDDDDDDDDDDDEDDDDEEDEEDREEDAANANNGEDLNWNPLVWDRAAEELTWERMLGLDGSLVFLEHVFWVVSLNALFILLFAFFPYHIGRFSVVGLGFEKQILASHFEGLLTTVVGYILLAGALVIFHALTSLVKLQRSKRLLGLCYVVVKVSLLVVMEIGLFPLICGWWLDLCSLEMFDATFKDREQSFDSAPGTTMFLHWLVGMVYVFYFASFILLLREVLRPGVLWFLRNLNDPDFNPVQEMIHLPIYRHLRRFLLSVVVFGSIVLLMLWLPIKMIQFFFPTILPYNVMLYSDAPVSELSLELLLLQVVLPALLEQGHTRQWLKGLVHAWTFTVGYVLDLHSYLLGDQEDGDNQPDIPPGRDNNDQIPDLGEGLHAAHQAFLQLDGPIGFQPYHQPHNFLIKIILLVVFMCVTLLLASLFCLTLPVLVGRWLMSFWMGSAMVHELYTAAGGLYVCWLSIRGATLLLSWIPQGWTAIMLKAREWTLMIVKTLVVAALLAGVIPLLLGLLFEQVIVAPIRVPLDQTPLFYPWQDWALGVLHSKIIAAVTLMGPQWWLKTVIEQVYANGIRNIDLHFIVRRLAVPVVCILLLALCVPYIISKGITPLLVVQPEMLILAERRIYPFLLMVVSLLVILSFQIEQFKHLYEHIKNDKYLVGQRLVNYEGKSGTTNSSASYSNSS; this comes from the exons ATGGACACCGCCGAGGAAg ATATATGTCGAGTATGTCGGTCAGAGGGAACTCATGACAAACCACTCTATCATCCCTGTGTCTGCACTGGCAGCATCAAGTTTATCCATCAGGAATG CTTGCTGCAGTGGCTGAAACACAGCAGGAAGGAATACTGTGAATTATGCAAACATAGGTTTGCATTTACTCCAA TCTACTCTCCAGACATGCCTTCTCACCTGCCTGTCGAAGACATATTTGCGGGATTGATCACCAGCATTGGAACCGCCATCAGATACTGGTTTCACTACACACTTGTGGCATTCGCCTGGCTTGGCGTTGTCCCTCTCACAGCAT GTCGTATTTACAAGTGTTTGTTTGCTGGCTCCGTGAGCTCTCTTCTTACCCTGCCACTAGATATGCTCTCAAC GCAAAACCTGCTTGCAGATTGCCTACAGGGTTGTTTTGTGGTCACTTGCACTCTGTGCGCCTTTATCAGCCTGGTGTGGCTCCGAGAACAAATTGTCCATGGTGGTGCCCCTCAGTGGTTGGACCAGAATCCACCACCTTTGGTTCCTAACCACCCAAATGGCCCAGTACCAGCTAATGAG CATCCTGATGATATAGCTGCTGCTGTCAACATCGAGGGAGCCAGGAACCCTGACGGTCCACATCGTCCTAACCTGCACGATGATCTGGCTGCACTTAATCATatggacgatgatgatgacgacgatgatgatgacgacgatgaagatgacgatgatgaggaagatgaggaagacAGAGAAGAGGATGCTGCCAATGCCAATAATGGAG AAGACTTAAACTGGAATCCACTGGTGTGGGACCGCGCAGCAGAGGAGCTGACATGGGAAAGG ATGCTTGGCCTGGATGGCTCCCTTGTATTCTTG GAACATGTCTTCTGGGTTGTATCGCTCAACGCTCTCTTCATACTGCTCTTTG CATTTTTCCCTTATCACATTGGCCGTTTCTCAGTGGTAGGACTTGGCTTCGAGAAACAG ATTCTAGCTTCACACTTTGAAGGTCTCCTCACCACCGTAGTGGGTTATATCCTCCTGGCTGGAGCGCTTGTCATCTTCCAT GCGCTGACTTCATTAGTGAAACTTCAACGCTCCAAGCGTCTTCTGGGACTCTGCTACGTTGTTGTCAAG GTATCTTTGCTGGTTGTCATGGAAATAGGCTTGTTCCCACTCATTTGTGGCTGGTGGCTAGACCTTTGTTCGCTG GAGATGTTTGATGCAACCTTCAAAGACAGGGAGCAGAGTTTCGACTCAGCGCCCGGCACAACCATGTTTCTCCACTGGCTAGTCGGCATGGTCTATGTTTTTTACTTCGCTTCTTTCATCTTGCTGCTCAGGGAA GTTCTACGACCTGGTGTGCTTTGGTTCTTGAGGAACCTGAATGATCCAGACTTCAACCCAGTTCAAGAAATGATCCACCTTCCCATTTACAGACACCTTAGAAGATTCTTACTCTCTGTG GTGGTGTTTGGTTCCATAGTTCTTCTGATGCTTTGGCTTCCTATTAAGATGATTCAGTTCTTCTTCCCCACCATCCTGCCCTACAATGTTATGCTTTACAG TGATGCTCCTGTGAGTGAGCTCTCATTAGAGCTGCTGTTGCTCCAAGTTGTCCTTCCCGCATTGTTGGAGCAGGGTCACACTCGCCAGTGGCTCAAAGGACTTGTCCATGCCTGGACATTCACTGTTGGCTACGTACT GGACCTCCACTCCTATTTGCTGGGGGATCAGGAAGACGGTGACAATCAACCCGACATCCCTCCTGGCCGCGATAACAACGACCAAATCCCCGACCTCGGTGAGGGGCTTCATGCTGCCCATCAGGCCTTCTTGCAGCTGGACGGCCCAATCGGCTTCCAGCCGTACCACCAGCCACACAACTTCCTCATTAAG ATAATTCTGCTGGTTGTTTTCATGTGTGTCACACTACTGCTGGCTAGTCTCTTCTGCCTCACGCTACCTG TGTTGGTGGGTCGCTGGCTAATGTCGTTTTGGATGGGGAGTGCCATGGTTCACGAGCTGTACACGGCAGCCGGTGGCCTCTATGTCTGCTGGTTGTCCATCCGAGGTGCCACCTTGTTGCTATCCTGGATCCCGCAGGGATGGACTGCCATCATGCTTAAAGCCCGTGAGTGGACCCTCATG ATTGTGAAGACGTTGGTTGTCGCAGCGCTCTTAGCCGGAGTGATTCCTCTGCTTTTGGGTCTCCTGTTTGAGCAGGTCATTGTGGCTCCAATTAGAGTCCCACTAGACCAGACACCTCTCTTCTACCCTTGGCAG gaTTGGGCCCTGGGTGTCCTCCATTCTAAAATCATTGCTGCTGTCACACTGATGGGCCCTCAGTGGTGGCTCAAGACTGTGATTGAGCAG GTGTATGCTAACGGTATCAGAAACATTGACCTTCACTTCATTGTGAGGAGACTAGCTGTCCCGGTTGTCTGCATTCTGCTGCTGGCTCTATGTGTCCCCTACATAATCTCGAAAGGCATAACACCTCTGCTGG TTGTGCAGCCAGAGATGCTGATACTTGCAGAGAGGAGGATTTATCCATTTCTACTCATGGTGGTGTCATTGTTGGTGATTCTGTCCTTCCAAATAGAGCAGTTCAAACATCTGTACGAGCACATCAAGAACGACAA GTACCTGGTCGGACAGCGACTTGTGAACTATGAAGGCAAATCTGGAACAACAAATTCATCTGCCTCTTACAGCAACTCTTCATAG
- the LOC133165591 gene encoding E3 ubiquitin-protein ligase MARCHF6-like isoform X3: protein MDTAEEADICRVCRSEGTHDKPLYHPCVCTGSIKFIHQECLLQWLKHSRKEYCELCKHRFAFTPIYSPDMPSHLPVEDIFAGLITSIGTAIRYWFHYTLVAFAWLGVVPLTACRIYKCLFAGSVSSLLTLPLDMLSTQNLLADCLQGCFVVTCTLCAFISLVWLREQIVHGGAPQWLDQNPPPLVPNHPNGPVPANEHPDDIAAAVNIEGARNPDGPHRPNLHDDLAALNHMDDDDDDDDDDDDEDDDDEEDEEDREEDAANANNGDLNWNPLVWDRAAEELTWERMLGLDGSLVFLEHVFWVVSLNALFILLFAFFPYHIGRFSVVGLGFEKQILASHFEGLLTTVVGYILLAGALVIFHALTSLVKLQRSKRLLGLCYVVVKVSLLVVMEIGLFPLICGWWLDLCSLEMFDATFKDREQSFDSAPGTTMFLHWLVGMVYVFYFASFILLLREVLRPGVLWFLRNLNDPDFNPVQEMIHLPIYRHLRRFLLSVVVFGSIVLLMLWLPIKMIQFFFPTILPYNVMLYSDAPVSELSLELLLLQVVLPALLEQGHTRQWLKGLVHAWTFTVGYVLDLHSYLLGDQEDGDNQPDIPPGRDNNDQIPDLGEGLHAAHQAFLQLDGPIGFQPYHQPHNFLIKIILLVVFMCVTLLLASLFCLTLPVLVGRWLMSFWMGSAMVHELYTAAGGLYVCWLSIRGATLLLSWIPQGWTAIMLKAREWTLMIVKTLVVAALLAGVIPLLLGLLFEQVIVAPIRVPLDQTPLFYPWQDWALGVLHSKIIAAVTLMGPQWWLKTVIEQVYANGIRNIDLHFIVRRLAVPVVCILLLALCVPYIISKGITPLLVVQPEMLILAERRIYPFLLMVVSLLVILSFQIEQFKHLYEHIKNDKYLVGQRLVNYEGKSGTTNSSASYSNSS from the exons ATGGACACCGCCGAGGAAg CAGATATATGTCGAGTATGTCGGTCAGAGGGAACTCATGACAAACCACTCTATCATCCCTGTGTCTGCACTGGCAGCATCAAGTTTATCCATCAGGAATG CTTGCTGCAGTGGCTGAAACACAGCAGGAAGGAATACTGTGAATTATGCAAACATAGGTTTGCATTTACTCCAA TCTACTCTCCAGACATGCCTTCTCACCTGCCTGTCGAAGACATATTTGCGGGATTGATCACCAGCATTGGAACCGCCATCAGATACTGGTTTCACTACACACTTGTGGCATTCGCCTGGCTTGGCGTTGTCCCTCTCACAGCAT GTCGTATTTACAAGTGTTTGTTTGCTGGCTCCGTGAGCTCTCTTCTTACCCTGCCACTAGATATGCTCTCAAC GCAAAACCTGCTTGCAGATTGCCTACAGGGTTGTTTTGTGGTCACTTGCACTCTGTGCGCCTTTATCAGCCTGGTGTGGCTCCGAGAACAAATTGTCCATGGTGGTGCCCCTCAGTGGTTGGACCAGAATCCACCACCTTTGGTTCCTAACCACCCAAATGGCCCAGTACCAGCTAATGAG CATCCTGATGATATAGCTGCTGCTGTCAACATCGAGGGAGCCAGGAACCCTGACGGTCCACATCGTCCTAACCTGCACGATGATCTGGCTGCACTTAATCATatggacgatgatgatgacgacgatgatgatgacgacgatgaagatgacgatgatgaggaagatgaggaagacAGAGAAGAGGATGCTGCCAATGCCAATAATGGAG ACTTAAACTGGAATCCACTGGTGTGGGACCGCGCAGCAGAGGAGCTGACATGGGAAAGG ATGCTTGGCCTGGATGGCTCCCTTGTATTCTTG GAACATGTCTTCTGGGTTGTATCGCTCAACGCTCTCTTCATACTGCTCTTTG CATTTTTCCCTTATCACATTGGCCGTTTCTCAGTGGTAGGACTTGGCTTCGAGAAACAG ATTCTAGCTTCACACTTTGAAGGTCTCCTCACCACCGTAGTGGGTTATATCCTCCTGGCTGGAGCGCTTGTCATCTTCCAT GCGCTGACTTCATTAGTGAAACTTCAACGCTCCAAGCGTCTTCTGGGACTCTGCTACGTTGTTGTCAAG GTATCTTTGCTGGTTGTCATGGAAATAGGCTTGTTCCCACTCATTTGTGGCTGGTGGCTAGACCTTTGTTCGCTG GAGATGTTTGATGCAACCTTCAAAGACAGGGAGCAGAGTTTCGACTCAGCGCCCGGCACAACCATGTTTCTCCACTGGCTAGTCGGCATGGTCTATGTTTTTTACTTCGCTTCTTTCATCTTGCTGCTCAGGGAA GTTCTACGACCTGGTGTGCTTTGGTTCTTGAGGAACCTGAATGATCCAGACTTCAACCCAGTTCAAGAAATGATCCACCTTCCCATTTACAGACACCTTAGAAGATTCTTACTCTCTGTG GTGGTGTTTGGTTCCATAGTTCTTCTGATGCTTTGGCTTCCTATTAAGATGATTCAGTTCTTCTTCCCCACCATCCTGCCCTACAATGTTATGCTTTACAG TGATGCTCCTGTGAGTGAGCTCTCATTAGAGCTGCTGTTGCTCCAAGTTGTCCTTCCCGCATTGTTGGAGCAGGGTCACACTCGCCAGTGGCTCAAAGGACTTGTCCATGCCTGGACATTCACTGTTGGCTACGTACT GGACCTCCACTCCTATTTGCTGGGGGATCAGGAAGACGGTGACAATCAACCCGACATCCCTCCTGGCCGCGATAACAACGACCAAATCCCCGACCTCGGTGAGGGGCTTCATGCTGCCCATCAGGCCTTCTTGCAGCTGGACGGCCCAATCGGCTTCCAGCCGTACCACCAGCCACACAACTTCCTCATTAAG ATAATTCTGCTGGTTGTTTTCATGTGTGTCACACTACTGCTGGCTAGTCTCTTCTGCCTCACGCTACCTG TGTTGGTGGGTCGCTGGCTAATGTCGTTTTGGATGGGGAGTGCCATGGTTCACGAGCTGTACACGGCAGCCGGTGGCCTCTATGTCTGCTGGTTGTCCATCCGAGGTGCCACCTTGTTGCTATCCTGGATCCCGCAGGGATGGACTGCCATCATGCTTAAAGCCCGTGAGTGGACCCTCATG ATTGTGAAGACGTTGGTTGTCGCAGCGCTCTTAGCCGGAGTGATTCCTCTGCTTTTGGGTCTCCTGTTTGAGCAGGTCATTGTGGCTCCAATTAGAGTCCCACTAGACCAGACACCTCTCTTCTACCCTTGGCAG gaTTGGGCCCTGGGTGTCCTCCATTCTAAAATCATTGCTGCTGTCACACTGATGGGCCCTCAGTGGTGGCTCAAGACTGTGATTGAGCAG GTGTATGCTAACGGTATCAGAAACATTGACCTTCACTTCATTGTGAGGAGACTAGCTGTCCCGGTTGTCTGCATTCTGCTGCTGGCTCTATGTGTCCCCTACATAATCTCGAAAGGCATAACACCTCTGCTGG TTGTGCAGCCAGAGATGCTGATACTTGCAGAGAGGAGGATTTATCCATTTCTACTCATGGTGGTGTCATTGTTGGTGATTCTGTCCTTCCAAATAGAGCAGTTCAAACATCTGTACGAGCACATCAAGAACGACAA GTACCTGGTCGGACAGCGACTTGTGAACTATGAAGGCAAATCTGGAACAACAAATTCATCTGCCTCTTACAGCAACTCTTCATAG
- the LOC133165591 gene encoding E3 ubiquitin-protein ligase MARCHF6-like isoform X4, giving the protein MPSHLPVEDIFAGLITSIGTAIRYWFHYTLVAFAWLGVVPLTACRIYKCLFAGSVSSLLTLPLDMLSTQNLLADCLQGCFVVTCTLCAFISLVWLREQIVHGGAPQWLDQNPPPLVPNHPNGPVPANEHPDDIAAAVNIEGARNPDGPHRPNLHDDLAALNHMDDDDDDDDDDDDEDDDDEEDEEDREEDAANANNGEDLNWNPLVWDRAAEELTWERMLGLDGSLVFLEHVFWVVSLNALFILLFAFFPYHIGRFSVVGLGFEKQILASHFEGLLTTVVGYILLAGALVIFHALTSLVKLQRSKRLLGLCYVVVKVSLLVVMEIGLFPLICGWWLDLCSLEMFDATFKDREQSFDSAPGTTMFLHWLVGMVYVFYFASFILLLREVLRPGVLWFLRNLNDPDFNPVQEMIHLPIYRHLRRFLLSVVVFGSIVLLMLWLPIKMIQFFFPTILPYNVMLYSDAPVSELSLELLLLQVVLPALLEQGHTRQWLKGLVHAWTFTVGYVLDLHSYLLGDQEDGDNQPDIPPGRDNNDQIPDLGEGLHAAHQAFLQLDGPIGFQPYHQPHNFLIKIILLVVFMCVTLLLASLFCLTLPVLVGRWLMSFWMGSAMVHELYTAAGGLYVCWLSIRGATLLLSWIPQGWTAIMLKAREWTLMIVKTLVVAALLAGVIPLLLGLLFEQVIVAPIRVPLDQTPLFYPWQDWALGVLHSKIIAAVTLMGPQWWLKTVIEQVYANGIRNIDLHFIVRRLAVPVVCILLLALCVPYIISKGITPLLVVQPEMLILAERRIYPFLLMVVSLLVILSFQIEQFKHLYEHIKNDKYLVGQRLVNYEGKSGTTNSSASYSNSS; this is encoded by the exons ATGCCTTCTCACCTGCCTGTCGAAGACATATTTGCGGGATTGATCACCAGCATTGGAACCGCCATCAGATACTGGTTTCACTACACACTTGTGGCATTCGCCTGGCTTGGCGTTGTCCCTCTCACAGCAT GTCGTATTTACAAGTGTTTGTTTGCTGGCTCCGTGAGCTCTCTTCTTACCCTGCCACTAGATATGCTCTCAAC GCAAAACCTGCTTGCAGATTGCCTACAGGGTTGTTTTGTGGTCACTTGCACTCTGTGCGCCTTTATCAGCCTGGTGTGGCTCCGAGAACAAATTGTCCATGGTGGTGCCCCTCAGTGGTTGGACCAGAATCCACCACCTTTGGTTCCTAACCACCCAAATGGCCCAGTACCAGCTAATGAG CATCCTGATGATATAGCTGCTGCTGTCAACATCGAGGGAGCCAGGAACCCTGACGGTCCACATCGTCCTAACCTGCACGATGATCTGGCTGCACTTAATCATatggacgatgatgatgacgacgatgatgatgacgacgatgaagatgacgatgatgaggaagatgaggaagacAGAGAAGAGGATGCTGCCAATGCCAATAATGGAG AAGACTTAAACTGGAATCCACTGGTGTGGGACCGCGCAGCAGAGGAGCTGACATGGGAAAGG ATGCTTGGCCTGGATGGCTCCCTTGTATTCTTG GAACATGTCTTCTGGGTTGTATCGCTCAACGCTCTCTTCATACTGCTCTTTG CATTTTTCCCTTATCACATTGGCCGTTTCTCAGTGGTAGGACTTGGCTTCGAGAAACAG ATTCTAGCTTCACACTTTGAAGGTCTCCTCACCACCGTAGTGGGTTATATCCTCCTGGCTGGAGCGCTTGTCATCTTCCAT GCGCTGACTTCATTAGTGAAACTTCAACGCTCCAAGCGTCTTCTGGGACTCTGCTACGTTGTTGTCAAG GTATCTTTGCTGGTTGTCATGGAAATAGGCTTGTTCCCACTCATTTGTGGCTGGTGGCTAGACCTTTGTTCGCTG GAGATGTTTGATGCAACCTTCAAAGACAGGGAGCAGAGTTTCGACTCAGCGCCCGGCACAACCATGTTTCTCCACTGGCTAGTCGGCATGGTCTATGTTTTTTACTTCGCTTCTTTCATCTTGCTGCTCAGGGAA GTTCTACGACCTGGTGTGCTTTGGTTCTTGAGGAACCTGAATGATCCAGACTTCAACCCAGTTCAAGAAATGATCCACCTTCCCATTTACAGACACCTTAGAAGATTCTTACTCTCTGTG GTGGTGTTTGGTTCCATAGTTCTTCTGATGCTTTGGCTTCCTATTAAGATGATTCAGTTCTTCTTCCCCACCATCCTGCCCTACAATGTTATGCTTTACAG TGATGCTCCTGTGAGTGAGCTCTCATTAGAGCTGCTGTTGCTCCAAGTTGTCCTTCCCGCATTGTTGGAGCAGGGTCACACTCGCCAGTGGCTCAAAGGACTTGTCCATGCCTGGACATTCACTGTTGGCTACGTACT GGACCTCCACTCCTATTTGCTGGGGGATCAGGAAGACGGTGACAATCAACCCGACATCCCTCCTGGCCGCGATAACAACGACCAAATCCCCGACCTCGGTGAGGGGCTTCATGCTGCCCATCAGGCCTTCTTGCAGCTGGACGGCCCAATCGGCTTCCAGCCGTACCACCAGCCACACAACTTCCTCATTAAG ATAATTCTGCTGGTTGTTTTCATGTGTGTCACACTACTGCTGGCTAGTCTCTTCTGCCTCACGCTACCTG TGTTGGTGGGTCGCTGGCTAATGTCGTTTTGGATGGGGAGTGCCATGGTTCACGAGCTGTACACGGCAGCCGGTGGCCTCTATGTCTGCTGGTTGTCCATCCGAGGTGCCACCTTGTTGCTATCCTGGATCCCGCAGGGATGGACTGCCATCATGCTTAAAGCCCGTGAGTGGACCCTCATG ATTGTGAAGACGTTGGTTGTCGCAGCGCTCTTAGCCGGAGTGATTCCTCTGCTTTTGGGTCTCCTGTTTGAGCAGGTCATTGTGGCTCCAATTAGAGTCCCACTAGACCAGACACCTCTCTTCTACCCTTGGCAG gaTTGGGCCCTGGGTGTCCTCCATTCTAAAATCATTGCTGCTGTCACACTGATGGGCCCTCAGTGGTGGCTCAAGACTGTGATTGAGCAG GTGTATGCTAACGGTATCAGAAACATTGACCTTCACTTCATTGTGAGGAGACTAGCTGTCCCGGTTGTCTGCATTCTGCTGCTGGCTCTATGTGTCCCCTACATAATCTCGAAAGGCATAACACCTCTGCTGG TTGTGCAGCCAGAGATGCTGATACTTGCAGAGAGGAGGATTTATCCATTTCTACTCATGGTGGTGTCATTGTTGGTGATTCTGTCCTTCCAAATAGAGCAGTTCAAACATCTGTACGAGCACATCAAGAACGACAA GTACCTGGTCGGACAGCGACTTGTGAACTATGAAGGCAAATCTGGAACAACAAATTCATCTGCCTCTTACAGCAACTCTTCATAG